The Candidatus Schekmanbacteria bacterium RIFCSPLOWO2_02_FULL_38_14 genome includes a window with the following:
- a CDS encoding replicative DNA helicase, which produces MTERIPPQNLEAEKSVLGGILLENSSINSVLEILKEEDFYKRSHKIIFSTMAELDNKGIPIDLVSLKEALKNLNKLDEAGGITYLSSLLETVPTASNISYYSKLVKEKSLLRELLSSTTSIANLCYEGGSDSTELLTQAEKSIYNISQRSVSKGPIPLKDIIHNSFETIDNIYKKGGLVSEIETGFLEFDKLTLGLHPSDLIIIAGRPSMGKTAFCLNIAEHIAVVKNLPVVIFSLEMSDEQLFFRLLCSQARIDSHKLRTGFLETKYYSKLTLAASKLSEAPLYIDDTPAISMLELRAKARKLKNNVGLSLLIVDYLQLMRGDGRVENRQQEISEISRALKALSKELKIPVIALSQLNRAPEGRSGNRPILSDLRESGAIEQDADLVAFIYRDELYNKDTEDQNIAEIIIRKQRNGPIGTVKLAFRSECTKFENLSFQEEPWE; this is translated from the coding sequence CTGACAGAAAGAATTCCTCCACAAAACTTAGAGGCTGAAAAGTCGGTATTAGGAGGAATACTGCTCGAAAACAGCTCAATAAACAGTGTACTTGAAATTCTCAAAGAAGAAGACTTTTACAAAAGATCCCACAAGATAATCTTCTCCACAATGGCTGAGCTGGATAACAAAGGAATACCCATAGACCTTGTATCTCTCAAAGAAGCCCTTAAAAATTTAAACAAACTGGATGAAGCAGGTGGAATCACTTATCTCTCATCACTCCTTGAAACAGTGCCAACTGCAAGCAATATCTCTTATTATTCAAAACTGGTAAAAGAAAAATCCCTGTTAAGAGAACTCCTCTCCTCAACAACCAGCATCGCCAATCTTTGTTATGAAGGTGGTTCAGATTCTACAGAACTTCTTACTCAGGCAGAGAAAAGTATTTATAATATATCCCAGAGGTCTGTATCCAAAGGACCGATTCCGTTGAAGGATATAATCCATAATAGCTTTGAAACAATAGACAATATTTATAAAAAGGGAGGTTTGGTATCAGAGATTGAAACAGGGTTTCTTGAGTTTGACAAGCTAACCCTTGGATTGCATCCGTCGGACCTAATCATTATAGCCGGAAGACCAAGCATGGGGAAAACTGCTTTCTGCCTTAACATTGCAGAACACATAGCAGTGGTAAAAAACCTGCCTGTTGTAATCTTTAGCCTTGAAATGTCTGATGAACAATTGTTTTTCAGGCTCCTGTGTTCCCAGGCAAGGATTGATTCTCATAAACTGAGAACCGGTTTTTTGGAAACTAAGTATTATTCAAAACTTACTCTTGCAGCCAGCAAGCTTTCTGAAGCGCCGCTTTATATTGACGATACTCCTGCAATCTCTATGCTTGAATTGAGGGCAAAGGCAAGAAAATTGAAAAACAATGTTGGCTTATCGCTTCTCATAGTTGATTATCTGCAACTTATGAGAGGAGACGGAAGAGTTGAGAACAGGCAGCAGGAAATTTCTGAAATCTCCCGCGCGCTGAAAGCCCTTTCAAAGGAATTAAAGATTCCGGTAATTGCCCTTTCACAGCTAAACAGGGCACCTGAGGGCAGGTCAGGCAACAGGCCAATCTTATCTGACTTAAGGGAATCAGGCGCAATTGAGCAGGACGCTGATTTGGTCGCATTTATATACAGGGACGAACTCTACAACAAGGACACTGAAGACCAGAATATAGCTGAAATCATAATCCGCAAGCAGAGAAATGGTCCTATCGGGACAGTGAAGCTTGCTTTCAGGAGCGAATGCACCAAATTTGAAAACC
- a CDS encoding 50S ribosomal protein L9, which yields MEVLLKKEVKHLGKSGDVVKVKDGYWRNYLSPQGLAVPATDKNLKILQHEKIIEEKKNDKIKEAAMEIAEKLKKISCTIVRHAGEEDKLFGSVTAMDISESIENEGFKIDKKNILLDEPIKKLGIYHIPVKVHQEITVEVNIWVVKEKEE from the coding sequence ATGGAAGTATTACTAAAAAAAGAGGTAAAACATCTTGGAAAATCAGGGGATGTAGTAAAGGTAAAGGATGGATACTGGAGAAATTACCTCTCGCCACAAGGCTTGGCAGTTCCAGCCACTGATAAAAACTTAAAAATTCTTCAGCATGAAAAAATAATAGAAGAGAAAAAGAATGATAAAATTAAAGAAGCTGCCATGGAAATAGCAGAAAAGCTGAAGAAAATCTCTTGTACTATTGTAAGGCACGCAGGAGAAGAAGACAAACTTTTTGGTTCTGTAACTGCCATGGATATTTCTGAAAGCATCGAAAACGAAGGATTTAAGATAGATAAAAAAAATATTTTGCTAGATGAGCCAATAAAAAAACTTGGAATATACCATATTCCTGTTAAGGTTCATCAGGAAATAACAGTTGAAGTTAATATTTGGGTTGTTAAAGAAAAAGAAGAATAA
- a CDS encoding 30S ribosomal protein S18 — translation MKRPKFQKKKRIILQKRFCGFCSTNTDIDYKEIKKLKSFVTERGKIMPRRISGNCAKHQRSLTTAIKRARNMALLPFTVNK, via the coding sequence ATGAAAAGACCTAAATTTCAAAAGAAAAAAAGAATTATTCTGCAGAAAAGATTTTGTGGATTCTGTTCCACAAATACTGATATAGATTATAAAGAGATAAAAAAGCTTAAAAGCTTTGTCACAGAAAGGGGTAAGATAATGCCAAGAAGGATTTCAGGCAATTGCGCTAAACACCAGAGATCCCTGACAACAGCAATTAAAAGAGCAAGGAATATGGCTCTTCTCCCGTTTACTGTGAATAAGTAA